One window from the genome of Andrena cerasifolii isolate SP2316 chromosome 3, iyAndCera1_principal, whole genome shotgun sequence encodes:
- the LOC143366723 gene encoding uncharacterized protein LOC143366723 isoform X1, whose amino-acid sequence MAKGKLRGSDSNNKLTASNANFKNGETFTSEFEINEIPPSARTLLTKGYIQDEINSYSGATVSTRGRFMTEQEKIRCPNERPLYLYIQGHTKHNVDLAIQKINEIIKTEHQSSLNRPSRFTNAPPPLMSLHSGVTTVEKICVGIENAPEGFDLRGRLIGIGGANLLYIRGETGANVTLRGRGSQFIDPGLGAESPEPLHLYIEHPKPEALQNAKQLTINLIQTMQSELQSYIQQQPPPVQSQQVIEQSQIQQTQFQTMNIGTLGQPNVVTIQHQDIIQHPQSSVVTLPATILTATVAGAPGSGITVPPPGVHIPPHSGPLVPPPQAQEIQTFMPPPPVGQVQLIGPPSTVSQVQYQIHPGQPLQIQGLQPGSQSSPQPVTQMYVMSQPPPQSPAQQNFITSSSAPVSGAVSYVYTQPNVQRPSTPPQGIIEAVNVNLQQPPPAAPINITQQPPPPLLHLHFPPPNFPPNQPPPPVPQTYQIQYQQVQAPASQSQTQFVLQPGEHIVPPQLQQNHEQSQPVTQHMLPPQFEGHTPQFHLQVPPPSTQTFLVPNAQSPHHQQHPLPPGGEVQHQQDGPPVDQGPQPVPPPQIVPPPSAAQMPNSMNVLTSIPPPTQAPPPQNAPWLYQAQQPQQMMQSQGQLQVQMPPGNIPLHNVPPPQVHAQIQYHAQHMQYQNGHMPPQVHYTVQPPAQQFEQKPDSPEQKSHGVKRRFSDVETNPEASPYQCGPLPAQRHGTGREGDRQQQVLHGPSSTAVGLPHGDRNKLLMPPPHPGEKRSMDQKSAGISSGNEQNPAGDSVNVHPGGGPPLLPPLPPQAPWQAHHVRVPWGRPPPMPRDGEHQGVCSTLPPTNMPPPQIRPRGHVEGNRSPVQNAIMEHPLNVEYNQMPPYTTKPPPYNSHPLMQSICNPPPPPPPHHHQRPQHPQTVQHYQMADAVRPISRRSNNLFPRECR is encoded by the exons ATGGCTAAAGGAAAATTAAGGGGTTCAGACTCCAATAATAAG TTAACTGCTTCCAATGCAAATTTCAAAAATGGGGAAACATTTACGTCAGAGtttgaaattaatgaaatacCACCTAGTGCCCGGACATTGCTTACAAAGGGTTACATACAAGATGAAATCAATTCTTATTCAG GTGCTACTGTCTCGACGCGAGGGCGTTTCATGACGGAGCAGGAGAAGATACGTTGCCCTAATGAACGTCCTTTGTACCTTTATATACAGGGGCATACAAAACATAATGTAGATT TGGCTATACAAAAGATTAATGAGATCATTAAAACGGAACATCAGAGCTCTTTAAATAGGCCAAGTAGGTTTACCAATGCACCACCCCCCCTTATGAGTTTACATTCCGGAGTTACAACAGTG GAGAAGATTTGCGTTGGAATAGAAAATGCTCCAGAGGGGTTTGACTTACGAGGTAGACTTATAGGCATAGGCGGGGCAAATTTGTTATATATTAGGGGTGAAACTGGTGCAAATGTAACCCTGAGGGGTAGAGGATCACAATTCATAGATCCAGGTTTAGGAGCTGAATCGCCGGAGCCCCTACATTTGTATATAGA GCATCCAAAACCGGAAGCATTACAGAATGCAAAACAATTAACGATTAATTTAATTCAAACAATGCAGTCTGAATTACAGTCATACATACAGCAACAACCACCACCAGTACAATCACAGCAAGTTATAGAACAGTCGCAAATACAACAAA CACAATTCCAAACCATGAACATTGGTACTTTGGGGCAACCTAATGTTGTTACTATACAACATCAAG ATATCATACAGCATCCACAAAGTAGCGTAGTAACGTTGCCAGCAACAATTCTGACTGCTACGGTAGCTGGTGCACCAGGATCCGGTATAACAGTCCCTCCACCCGGAGTACACATTCCTCCTCATTCTGGGCCATTAGTACCGCCACCGCAAGCTCAG GAAATACAAACATTTATGCCACCTCCACCAGTTGGACAAGTGCAATTAATTGGTCCTCCATCGACAGTAAGCCAAGTGCAATATCAGATTCATCCTGGGCAACCGTTACAAATACAAGGGCTTCAACCTGGCTCACAATCGTCGCCGCAACCTGTCACGCAAATGTATGTCATGAGCCAGCCACCACCGCAGAGTCCAGCTCAGCAGAACTTCATTACAAGTAGCAGCGCACCAGTCAGCGGTGCGGTTTCCTATGTTTACACTCAACCAAATGTACAAAGGCCTTCCACACCACCGCAAGGAATAATCGAAGCTGTCAACGTGAATTTACAACAACCTCCTCCAGCGGCTCCAATTAACATAACTCAACAGCCGCCACCGCCGTTACTACATCTCCATTTTCCACCGCCGAACTTCCCTCCAAATCAACCACCGCCACCCGTACCGCAGACCTATCAAATACAATACCAACAAGTCCAAGCACCAGCATCTCAGTCGCAGACACAGTTTGTGTTACAACCCGGAGAACATATTGTCCCGCCGCAGTTGCAGCAAAATCACGAACAGTCTCAGCCCGTGACTCAGCACATGCTACCTCCACAGTTCGAAGGTCATACTCCTCAGTTTCATTTACAAGTACCTCCTCCATCTACGCAAACTTTCTTAGTCCCTAATGCCCAATCGCCTCACCATCAACAACATCCTCTTCCTCCTGGAGGTGAAGTCCAGCATCAGCAAGATGGGCCGCCGGTGGATCAAGGACCTCAGCCGGTTCCACCTCCGCAAATCGTACCGCCACCATCCGCCGCTCAAATGCCGAATTCTATGAACGTTCTTACTAGTATTCCTCCGCCGACGCAAGCGCCTCCCCCGCAAAACGCCCCATGGTTATATCAAGCACAACAACCGCAACAGATGATGCAGTCTCAGGGTCAACTGCAG GTTCAGATGCCACCAGGAAATATACCTCTACACAATGTACCGCCGCCGCAAGTACATGCGCAAATACAGTATCATGCTCAGCACATGCAGTATCAAAATGGTCATATGCCGCCGCAAGTACACTATACTGTTCAACCGCCGGCTCAGCAGTTTGAACAGAAGCCTGATTCGCCGGAACAGAAATCTCATGGCGTAAAGAGAAGATTTTCAGATGTTGAAACGAATCCA GAAGCGTCACCGTACCAGTGCGGTCCACTGCCTGCTCAACGTCATGGAACAGG CAGAGAAGGTGATCGACAGCAGCAAGTGTTACACGGTCCATCATCAACAGCAGTGGGTCTACCTCATGGAGATCGAAACAAGCTGCTAATGCCACCTCCACACCCAG GTGAAAAACGGAGCATGGACCAAAAATCTGCGGGCATAAGTTCAG GAAATGAGCAGAATCCAGCAGGAGATTCGGTGAACGTTCATCCTGGAGGTGGTCCTCCTCTGCTTCCTCCACTTCCACCACAGGCACCATGGCAGGCACACCATGTAAGAGTCCCATGGGGTAGGCCGCCGCCAATGCCCAGAGATGGAGAGCATCAAGGAGTGTGTTCTACGCTACCTCCAACTAATATGCCGCCACCTCAAATTAGACCACGAG GACACGTTGAAGGTAATCGTTCGCCCGTTCAAAATGCGATTATGGAGCACCCGTTGAATGTGGAGTATAATCAAATGCCGCCGTATACGACAAAACCTCCACCTTACAATTCACACCCGCTGATGCAATCAATTTGCAATCCACCGCCACCACCGCCGCCGCACCATCATCAACGACCGCAGCATCCTCAGACAGTTCAGCATTATCAG ATGGCTGATGCAGTCCGTCCGATTTCACGCCGCTCGAACAATCTATTTCCCCGGGAATGCCGCTAG
- the LOC143366723 gene encoding uncharacterized protein LOC143366723 isoform X4, with protein sequence MAKGKLRGSDSNNKLTASNANFKNGETFTSEFEINEIPPSARTLLTKGYIQDEINSYSGATVSTRGRFMTEQEKIRCPNERPLYLYIQGHTKHNVDLAIQKINEIIKTEHQSSLNRPSRFTNAPPPLMSLHSGVTTVEKICVGIENAPEGFDLRGRLIGIGGANLLYIRGETGANVTLRGRGSQFIDPGLGAESPEPLHLYIEHPKPEALQNAKQLTINLIQTMQSELQSYIQQQPPPVQSQQVIEQSQIQQTQFQTMNIGTLGQPNVVTIQHQDIIQHPQSSVVTLPATILTATVAGAPGSGITVPPPGVHIPPHSGPLVPPPQAQEIQTFMPPPPVGQVQLIGPPSTVSQVQYQIHPGQPLQIQGLQPGSQSSPQPVTQMYVMSQPPPQSPAQQNFITSSSAPVSGAVSYVYTQPNVQRPSTPPQGIIEAVNVNLQQPPPAAPINITQQPPPPLLHLHFPPPNFPPNQPPPPVPQTYQIQYQQVQAPASQSQTQFVLQPGEHIVPPQLQQNHEQSQPVTQHMLPPQFEGHTPQFHLQVPPPSTQTFLVPNAQSPHHQQHPLPPGGEVQHQQDGPPVDQGPQPVPPPQIVPPPSAAQMPNSMNVLTSIPPPTQAPPPQNAPWLYQAQQPQQMMQSQGQLQVQMPPGNIPLHNVPPPQVHAQIQYHAQHMQYQNGHMPPQVHYTVQPPAQQFEQKPDSPEQKSHGVKRRFSDVETNPEASPYQCGPLPAQRHGTGEGDRQQQVLHGPSSTAVGLPHGDRNKLLMPPPHPGEKRSMDQKSAGISSGNEQNPAGDSVNVHPGGGPPLLPPLPPQAPWQAHHVRVPWGRPPPMPRDGEHQGVCSTLPPTNMPPPQIRPRGHVEGNRSPVQNAIMEHPLNVEYNQMPPYTTKPPPYNSHPLMQSICNPPPPPPPHHHQRPQHPQTVQHYQVPISQTYQPPTSCPPWMN encoded by the exons ATGGCTAAAGGAAAATTAAGGGGTTCAGACTCCAATAATAAG TTAACTGCTTCCAATGCAAATTTCAAAAATGGGGAAACATTTACGTCAGAGtttgaaattaatgaaatacCACCTAGTGCCCGGACATTGCTTACAAAGGGTTACATACAAGATGAAATCAATTCTTATTCAG GTGCTACTGTCTCGACGCGAGGGCGTTTCATGACGGAGCAGGAGAAGATACGTTGCCCTAATGAACGTCCTTTGTACCTTTATATACAGGGGCATACAAAACATAATGTAGATT TGGCTATACAAAAGATTAATGAGATCATTAAAACGGAACATCAGAGCTCTTTAAATAGGCCAAGTAGGTTTACCAATGCACCACCCCCCCTTATGAGTTTACATTCCGGAGTTACAACAGTG GAGAAGATTTGCGTTGGAATAGAAAATGCTCCAGAGGGGTTTGACTTACGAGGTAGACTTATAGGCATAGGCGGGGCAAATTTGTTATATATTAGGGGTGAAACTGGTGCAAATGTAACCCTGAGGGGTAGAGGATCACAATTCATAGATCCAGGTTTAGGAGCTGAATCGCCGGAGCCCCTACATTTGTATATAGA GCATCCAAAACCGGAAGCATTACAGAATGCAAAACAATTAACGATTAATTTAATTCAAACAATGCAGTCTGAATTACAGTCATACATACAGCAACAACCACCACCAGTACAATCACAGCAAGTTATAGAACAGTCGCAAATACAACAAA CACAATTCCAAACCATGAACATTGGTACTTTGGGGCAACCTAATGTTGTTACTATACAACATCAAG ATATCATACAGCATCCACAAAGTAGCGTAGTAACGTTGCCAGCAACAATTCTGACTGCTACGGTAGCTGGTGCACCAGGATCCGGTATAACAGTCCCTCCACCCGGAGTACACATTCCTCCTCATTCTGGGCCATTAGTACCGCCACCGCAAGCTCAG GAAATACAAACATTTATGCCACCTCCACCAGTTGGACAAGTGCAATTAATTGGTCCTCCATCGACAGTAAGCCAAGTGCAATATCAGATTCATCCTGGGCAACCGTTACAAATACAAGGGCTTCAACCTGGCTCACAATCGTCGCCGCAACCTGTCACGCAAATGTATGTCATGAGCCAGCCACCACCGCAGAGTCCAGCTCAGCAGAACTTCATTACAAGTAGCAGCGCACCAGTCAGCGGTGCGGTTTCCTATGTTTACACTCAACCAAATGTACAAAGGCCTTCCACACCACCGCAAGGAATAATCGAAGCTGTCAACGTGAATTTACAACAACCTCCTCCAGCGGCTCCAATTAACATAACTCAACAGCCGCCACCGCCGTTACTACATCTCCATTTTCCACCGCCGAACTTCCCTCCAAATCAACCACCGCCACCCGTACCGCAGACCTATCAAATACAATACCAACAAGTCCAAGCACCAGCATCTCAGTCGCAGACACAGTTTGTGTTACAACCCGGAGAACATATTGTCCCGCCGCAGTTGCAGCAAAATCACGAACAGTCTCAGCCCGTGACTCAGCACATGCTACCTCCACAGTTCGAAGGTCATACTCCTCAGTTTCATTTACAAGTACCTCCTCCATCTACGCAAACTTTCTTAGTCCCTAATGCCCAATCGCCTCACCATCAACAACATCCTCTTCCTCCTGGAGGTGAAGTCCAGCATCAGCAAGATGGGCCGCCGGTGGATCAAGGACCTCAGCCGGTTCCACCTCCGCAAATCGTACCGCCACCATCCGCCGCTCAAATGCCGAATTCTATGAACGTTCTTACTAGTATTCCTCCGCCGACGCAAGCGCCTCCCCCGCAAAACGCCCCATGGTTATATCAAGCACAACAACCGCAACAGATGATGCAGTCTCAGGGTCAACTGCAG GTTCAGATGCCACCAGGAAATATACCTCTACACAATGTACCGCCGCCGCAAGTACATGCGCAAATACAGTATCATGCTCAGCACATGCAGTATCAAAATGGTCATATGCCGCCGCAAGTACACTATACTGTTCAACCGCCGGCTCAGCAGTTTGAACAGAAGCCTGATTCGCCGGAACAGAAATCTCATGGCGTAAAGAGAAGATTTTCAGATGTTGAAACGAATCCA GAAGCGTCACCGTACCAGTGCGGTCCACTGCCTGCTCAACGTCATGGAACAGG AGAAGGTGATCGACAGCAGCAAGTGTTACACGGTCCATCATCAACAGCAGTGGGTCTACCTCATGGAGATCGAAACAAGCTGCTAATGCCACCTCCACACCCAG GTGAAAAACGGAGCATGGACCAAAAATCTGCGGGCATAAGTTCAG GAAATGAGCAGAATCCAGCAGGAGATTCGGTGAACGTTCATCCTGGAGGTGGTCCTCCTCTGCTTCCTCCACTTCCACCACAGGCACCATGGCAGGCACACCATGTAAGAGTCCCATGGGGTAGGCCGCCGCCAATGCCCAGAGATGGAGAGCATCAAGGAGTGTGTTCTACGCTACCTCCAACTAATATGCCGCCACCTCAAATTAGACCACGAG GACACGTTGAAGGTAATCGTTCGCCCGTTCAAAATGCGATTATGGAGCACCCGTTGAATGTGGAGTATAATCAAATGCCGCCGTATACGACAAAACCTCCACCTTACAATTCACACCCGCTGATGCAATCAATTTGCAATCCACCGCCACCACCGCCGCCGCACCATCATCAACGACCGCAGCATCCTCAGACAGTTCAGCATTATCAGGTGCCAATCTCTCAGACATATCAACCGCCGACTTCCTGTCCACCATGGATGAATTGA
- the LOC143366723 gene encoding uncharacterized protein LOC143366723 isoform X3 has translation MAKGKLRGSDSNNKLTASNANFKNGETFTSEFEINEIPPSARTLLTKGYIQDEINSYSGATVSTRGRFMTEQEKIRCPNERPLYLYIQGHTKHNVDLAIQKINEIIKTEHQSSLNRPSRFTNAPPPLMSLHSGVTTVEKICVGIENAPEGFDLRGRLIGIGGANLLYIRGETGANVTLRGRGSQFIDPGLGAESPEPLHLYIEHPKPEALQNAKQLTINLIQTMQSELQSYIQQQPPPVQSQQVIEQSQIQQTQFQTMNIGTLGQPNVVTIQHQDIIQHPQSSVVTLPATILTATVAGAPGSGITVPPPGVHIPPHSGPLVPPPQAQEIQTFMPPPPVGQVQLIGPPSTVSQVQYQIHPGQPLQIQGLQPGSQSSPQPVTQMYVMSQPPPQSPAQQNFITSSSAPVSGAVSYVYTQPNVQRPSTPPQGIIEAVNVNLQQPPPAAPINITQQPPPPLLHLHFPPPNFPPNQPPPPVPQTYQIQYQQVQAPASQSQTQFVLQPGEHIVPPQLQQNHEQSQPVTQHMLPPQFEGHTPQFHLQVPPPSTQTFLVPNAQSPHHQQHPLPPGGEVQHQQDGPPVDQGPQPVPPPQIVPPPSAAQMPNSMNVLTSIPPPTQAPPPQNAPWLYQAQQPQQMMQSQGQLQVQMPPGNIPLHNVPPPQVHAQIQYHAQHMQYQNGHMPPQVHYTVQPPAQQFEQKPDSPEQKSHGVKRRFSDVETNPEASPYQCGPLPAQRHGTGREGDRQQQVLHGPSSTAVGLPHGDRNKLLMPPPHPGEKRSMDQKSAGISSGNEQNPAGDSVNVHPGGGPPLLPPLPPQAPWQAHHVRVPWGRPPPMPRDGEHQGVCSTLPPTNMPPPQIRPRGHVEGNRSPVQNAIMEHPLNVEYNQMPPYTTKPPPYNSHPLMQSICNPPPPPPPHHHQRPQHPQTVQHYQVPISQTYQPPTSCPPWMN, from the exons ATGGCTAAAGGAAAATTAAGGGGTTCAGACTCCAATAATAAG TTAACTGCTTCCAATGCAAATTTCAAAAATGGGGAAACATTTACGTCAGAGtttgaaattaatgaaatacCACCTAGTGCCCGGACATTGCTTACAAAGGGTTACATACAAGATGAAATCAATTCTTATTCAG GTGCTACTGTCTCGACGCGAGGGCGTTTCATGACGGAGCAGGAGAAGATACGTTGCCCTAATGAACGTCCTTTGTACCTTTATATACAGGGGCATACAAAACATAATGTAGATT TGGCTATACAAAAGATTAATGAGATCATTAAAACGGAACATCAGAGCTCTTTAAATAGGCCAAGTAGGTTTACCAATGCACCACCCCCCCTTATGAGTTTACATTCCGGAGTTACAACAGTG GAGAAGATTTGCGTTGGAATAGAAAATGCTCCAGAGGGGTTTGACTTACGAGGTAGACTTATAGGCATAGGCGGGGCAAATTTGTTATATATTAGGGGTGAAACTGGTGCAAATGTAACCCTGAGGGGTAGAGGATCACAATTCATAGATCCAGGTTTAGGAGCTGAATCGCCGGAGCCCCTACATTTGTATATAGA GCATCCAAAACCGGAAGCATTACAGAATGCAAAACAATTAACGATTAATTTAATTCAAACAATGCAGTCTGAATTACAGTCATACATACAGCAACAACCACCACCAGTACAATCACAGCAAGTTATAGAACAGTCGCAAATACAACAAA CACAATTCCAAACCATGAACATTGGTACTTTGGGGCAACCTAATGTTGTTACTATACAACATCAAG ATATCATACAGCATCCACAAAGTAGCGTAGTAACGTTGCCAGCAACAATTCTGACTGCTACGGTAGCTGGTGCACCAGGATCCGGTATAACAGTCCCTCCACCCGGAGTACACATTCCTCCTCATTCTGGGCCATTAGTACCGCCACCGCAAGCTCAG GAAATACAAACATTTATGCCACCTCCACCAGTTGGACAAGTGCAATTAATTGGTCCTCCATCGACAGTAAGCCAAGTGCAATATCAGATTCATCCTGGGCAACCGTTACAAATACAAGGGCTTCAACCTGGCTCACAATCGTCGCCGCAACCTGTCACGCAAATGTATGTCATGAGCCAGCCACCACCGCAGAGTCCAGCTCAGCAGAACTTCATTACAAGTAGCAGCGCACCAGTCAGCGGTGCGGTTTCCTATGTTTACACTCAACCAAATGTACAAAGGCCTTCCACACCACCGCAAGGAATAATCGAAGCTGTCAACGTGAATTTACAACAACCTCCTCCAGCGGCTCCAATTAACATAACTCAACAGCCGCCACCGCCGTTACTACATCTCCATTTTCCACCGCCGAACTTCCCTCCAAATCAACCACCGCCACCCGTACCGCAGACCTATCAAATACAATACCAACAAGTCCAAGCACCAGCATCTCAGTCGCAGACACAGTTTGTGTTACAACCCGGAGAACATATTGTCCCGCCGCAGTTGCAGCAAAATCACGAACAGTCTCAGCCCGTGACTCAGCACATGCTACCTCCACAGTTCGAAGGTCATACTCCTCAGTTTCATTTACAAGTACCTCCTCCATCTACGCAAACTTTCTTAGTCCCTAATGCCCAATCGCCTCACCATCAACAACATCCTCTTCCTCCTGGAGGTGAAGTCCAGCATCAGCAAGATGGGCCGCCGGTGGATCAAGGACCTCAGCCGGTTCCACCTCCGCAAATCGTACCGCCACCATCCGCCGCTCAAATGCCGAATTCTATGAACGTTCTTACTAGTATTCCTCCGCCGACGCAAGCGCCTCCCCCGCAAAACGCCCCATGGTTATATCAAGCACAACAACCGCAACAGATGATGCAGTCTCAGGGTCAACTGCAG GTTCAGATGCCACCAGGAAATATACCTCTACACAATGTACCGCCGCCGCAAGTACATGCGCAAATACAGTATCATGCTCAGCACATGCAGTATCAAAATGGTCATATGCCGCCGCAAGTACACTATACTGTTCAACCGCCGGCTCAGCAGTTTGAACAGAAGCCTGATTCGCCGGAACAGAAATCTCATGGCGTAAAGAGAAGATTTTCAGATGTTGAAACGAATCCA GAAGCGTCACCGTACCAGTGCGGTCCACTGCCTGCTCAACGTCATGGAACAGG CAGAGAAGGTGATCGACAGCAGCAAGTGTTACACGGTCCATCATCAACAGCAGTGGGTCTACCTCATGGAGATCGAAACAAGCTGCTAATGCCACCTCCACACCCAG GTGAAAAACGGAGCATGGACCAAAAATCTGCGGGCATAAGTTCAG GAAATGAGCAGAATCCAGCAGGAGATTCGGTGAACGTTCATCCTGGAGGTGGTCCTCCTCTGCTTCCTCCACTTCCACCACAGGCACCATGGCAGGCACACCATGTAAGAGTCCCATGGGGTAGGCCGCCGCCAATGCCCAGAGATGGAGAGCATCAAGGAGTGTGTTCTACGCTACCTCCAACTAATATGCCGCCACCTCAAATTAGACCACGAG GACACGTTGAAGGTAATCGTTCGCCCGTTCAAAATGCGATTATGGAGCACCCGTTGAATGTGGAGTATAATCAAATGCCGCCGTATACGACAAAACCTCCACCTTACAATTCACACCCGCTGATGCAATCAATTTGCAATCCACCGCCACCACCGCCGCCGCACCATCATCAACGACCGCAGCATCCTCAGACAGTTCAGCATTATCAGGTGCCAATCTCTCAGACATATCAACCGCCGACTTCCTGTCCACCATGGATGAATTGA